A window of Chryseobacterium aquaeductus genomic DNA:
TAAAGTTCTGGATTCTTATATGAATGTTGAAAAAAACGACGAAACACATGTTTTTTTTGATGAAAATACAAAAAGAGTTGGAAATAAAAATATAGTTTTTGAATCTGTAGAGATATTCAATAGCAAGGAACAACACTCAAACAATTTTTCTATTGGAGATGATATTATTGTCAGAATTAAAATTAATAATAAATCAGGCGAGAATAAGTCTGAACTGGCTCTTCAAGTAAAAACTGTAGAAGACATGCCCGTTTTTCACATAATGGCACGAGATTCAAATTTTGAAGTAAAGCATGAAGCAGTAGGTGAAACTTATGTCATAAGGATGACTGATATAAGACTTTTTCCAGGCACATATTCTATAACATTGACTTCAGCTAGCTCAACGGGACATGAGGTCTATGATAATATTGAAGATGCAATTTCTTTTAATATTTTAGATGGAGGAAGGTACACTCACAGAGCACTACCAAGACAAGCCGGATTATTTTTTCAAAATCCTGAATGGACAAAAATAATCTAAAATGAAAATAGTAAAATTATCTTTCCACTATGACTGGCCACTATTCCGACAATCTCCGCAATGTCTGGGCGAATGGAACGGATATAAATTTATTATCGATAAAAACCTTCAAGAATGTGATTTCTGGATTATCTACACAGAACATGGGTTAGAAACAGAAGAAGTATTATGTAATCCTGAAAACATCATATTTGTACCCGGCGAATGTTACAGTACAAGTCCAAGGTTTTCGCAAGAGTTTTTAGATCAATTTGGCATGCTCATTACTGTACAAAGAGAGCTTAACCACAGAAATACATTACTTTTACACAATGCCAATCCTTGGTTTATCGGAAAAAGCTATGATGAATTGAAAGCAGTAGGAGTTCCCACAAAATCTAAACTTATCTCTGTGATATCCTCTAATAAAGCTTTTACAGATGGTCATAAAAAAAGATTAGATTTTGTAGAGAAAATAAAACTGCATTTTGGGGATCAACTTGATGTGTTTGGAAGAGGTATTAAAGATTTTGACAACAAATGGGATGTTCTTGCAGATTACAAGTACACCATCGCCATTGAAAATGATGATTGTGACGATTGGGTTACAGAAAAGTTTTTTGATTGCTTATACACCAGAACTTTGCCTTTCTACTACGGATGTCCTAATCTGGAAAAATTGGTAGACAAAGATACTTTTATCAGAATTGATATTAATGACTTAGAAGAAAGCATTAAAACTATTGAGAAGACGATAGAAGATGATGAGTTTGAAAAACGTAAAAATCTGCTTAACAGAGAAGCTTTAAAAAGCTTAGATACTGACCAGTTTTTTCCTTTTTTTGCTGGAATTTTAGATACTTTGGATGCTCAATCAGAAAAAGTGATTACTCATATAAAATCAGAGTCTGATATTATTTCTGATAAAAAGAAAACATCAAAAAAGACGTCAACTATTCTAAAAAAAATGATAAATATTTTCAAAAAATAAGGTTATGATACAAAAGTTAAAAAAAATTATTCGAATTATAATTTCCAAAGAACCAAAGCCCGCATCTAAACCAAACTCCGGAATTTCAGAAAATGAAAAAATACAAGCTGAAAGATGTTTTTCTTGGTTTGCAGCCAAAGGGGATGAAACCCTAAGACTAGACTATGAATTAGACGAAAACTCTACAGTTTTTGATATTGGTGGATATAAAGGAGAATTTGCACGAGATATTTTTTGTAAATATCAATCAAACATTTACGTCTTCGAGCCGTTAAAAGAGTTTTATGAAATTTGTGTGAAACGTTTTATAAAAAATAAAAAAATACATTGTTATAACTTCGGACTTGCAGACAAATCTTTCGATACCGAAATTAATATATCAGATAACGCTTCATCAATTTTTAACGTAGAAGGAGCAAAAACCAAGATCCGCTTAGAGTCGATTGTGAATTTTATACAAACAAATCAAATTGATGTTATTGATTTAATGAAAATAAATATTGAGGGTGGAGAGTATGATTTATTAGAATCTTTGATTGAAAACAAATTGATTCACAAATTCAAGAATATTCAAGTTCAATTTCATGATTTTGTGAT
This region includes:
- a CDS encoding FkbM family methyltransferase gives rise to the protein MIQKLKKIIRIIISKEPKPASKPNSGISENEKIQAERCFSWFAAKGDETLRLDYELDENSTVFDIGGYKGEFARDIFCKYQSNIYVFEPLKEFYEICVKRFIKNKKIHCYNFGLADKSFDTEINISDNASSIFNVEGAKTKIRLESIVNFIQTNQIDVIDLMKINIEGGEYDLLESLIENKLIHKFKNIQVQFHDFVIENPRERMVKIQKELSKTHSLTYQYDFVWENWKLKDNE
- a CDS encoding glycosyltransferase family 10 domain-containing protein, giving the protein MKIVKLSFHYDWPLFRQSPQCLGEWNGYKFIIDKNLQECDFWIIYTEHGLETEEVLCNPENIIFVPGECYSTSPRFSQEFLDQFGMLITVQRELNHRNTLLLHNANPWFIGKSYDELKAVGVPTKSKLISVISSNKAFTDGHKKRLDFVEKIKLHFGDQLDVFGRGIKDFDNKWDVLADYKYTIAIENDDCDDWVTEKFFDCLYTRTLPFYYGCPNLEKLVDKDTFIRIDINDLEESIKTIEKTIEDDEFEKRKNLLNREALKSLDTDQFFPFFAGILDTLDAQSEKVITHIKSESDIISDKKKTSKKTSTILKKMINIFKK